CCCGGATCCTATCTTGTGCCGGGAAGTTACCATGTCTCTGACTGAACATCACCATCCTGCCTGTCCGCCATCTTCCGCAAACCAGGTGATTAGCGCACTGATTAGCGGCGTTCTGCGCCCGGGCTCCGTGTGGCAGCGGCGCGGCTACCGGATGAAATACCTGTGCCGCTCGGCACTTTACTGGCCCGCCACCCGTTATCTGATGGTGGGGATCGCGTGCGAGCCCTGGTTTCCCGCCATGCTGCATGCTCAGTCCAGCCTGCCGGGGAAAATTCACCGCCAGTATTTACACCGCGGCCTCTCTGCAATGGCGCGCGCCCGGGCGATAGTCAGCCACTACCGCTGGGTGACCCGCACCTGTAGCCCGCGCATCCGCCAGGCGCTGATGGCCGCAGAAGTGCAAACCCTGGTGGCGACAGAGGTAAAAAACGGCACCCGGCTGCGGATTTGCGCCTCTGCCGCCACCGGGGCGCAGCGGGAAGGGGAAAGCACCCTGTGGTGCTATTGTGATGACGTCGTCCTGGCGACCCTGACATTCAGCGTGGTGGAAGAGCGCGGTGAAGCGGTGGTGAAAATTGGCGGATTGCAGGGGGCGAAGAAAACCGTGCCCCATGAGGCCATCCGGCAGGCTACCCGGGCCTGCTACGGGCTGTTCCCCAAGCGGCTCCTGGTGGAAGCGCTGGGGCTGCTGGCGTGTCGCGAGGGGATTGCGCGCATTTACGCGGTGAACGACAGGGGCCATATTTTCCGCGCGCTGCGCTACCGGTTCAGTAAGGGGCGCAAGTTTTTTGCCAGCTATGACGCCTTCTGGGCGTCAATTAACGGGGTGGCGGTACACCGCTATTATTACCAGTTGCCGCTCAGCCAGCCGCGCAAAGCCATGGAAGATATCGCCAGTAAAAAACGTGCCGAATACCGTAACCGCTACCGGCTGCTGGACACGATAGCCGGACAGCTGAGCCAGTAACCTGCTACTGTGCGCTGGCGGCCAGCGCCTGGATCATGGCCTGTTTTGCCGTATCCAGGTGGCTGTGCAGCAGGGCGGCGGCCCGCTCGCGCTGCCCGGCTAACATGGCGCTCAGGATCATCATATGCTGGTCCACTGAGACGATATTCCGCTGTTGCAGATCCCGCTCATCCCACTGGTAGTGGAAGTGAAAAATCACCGAAATAATCTCCAGCGACTGGTCAAAGAAGATATTCTGCGAGGCGGAAAGCAGCAGGGCGTGGAATTCCCTGTCCAGCCCGGCGAACAGCCGGAAGTCACCGCCGATGGTGTTGCGCAACTGGCGGTGGCGGGCCAGTAAATCCCGGGCCTGAAGCCAGCGCGGATCGTCGCCGGGCAGTGCCATAAATTTTGCCAGTGCGTGGGTCTCCAGCAGCTCGCGCAGCTCAAACAGTTGCCCGGCCCAGTCGCTTTCAAAGGTTTTCATCCGCCAGCTGCCGCGCGCTTCGCTCTCTGTCAGCGAATAGCGGCTAAAACGCAGCAGAAATTCGCGCACCACCTGGGGGGCGGCACCGGTTTCCCGGGCAAGCTCCAGCTCGGTGAAGTGCTGGCCGGGGCGCAGTTTGCGCTGGTTTATCATTCCGTAAAACGCCTGCTCAACGTGCTGATACTGCTCCTCGTGGGGGAGGGCCTGAATGGCGGTCTGGCTGTGTATGTGGGGGGTAGCGCAGATAATATACTGGCGCCCCTGGCGGCGCAGGATCTGCTGCTCTACCAGATGTTCAAGAATATGGCGCACCGTTGTACGGCTGATGCTGAACGCCTCGGCCAGCGCGTTCTGGGACGGCAGGGGCGAGGTCAGATGCCCGCGGGCAATGCTGTCCAGAAACTGGTTGATGACACTGGTGCGCAGATGTCGTGGTCGGCTCATGGGGCTATTGTGGGCGCTTCGCCAGTTAAATACCAGTTAAGTACCAAATTTTTTGCATCCACTCACAATCTAATGTTCTGCTTCACCACTCTTTCCCCTGCCTGAGCGATAAACCCTGTAATAATTTATGGCAACGCTGGCGCGGTGATATTCACCCCGCCTCTTTTCAAAGGATCCCCCACCTGTGAAACAGCTTAATCGTAATGACTTCCCTGGCGCGCAGTATCCGGACCGTATTGTTCAGTTCGGTGAAGGCAACTTTTTACGCGCGTTTGTTGACTGGCAGATCGATCTGCTGAACGAACATACCGACCTGAACGCCGGTATCACTATTGTGCGCCCGATTGATACGGATTTTCCGCCGTCTCTGGACACCCAGGATGGTCTGTACACCACCATTATTCGCGGCCTGAATGATGAAGGCCAGGCGGTGAGTGAATCACGCCTGATCCGCTCCGTGAACCGCGAAATCAATATCTATAAGCAGTACGACGACTACCTCAAACTGGCCCATAACCCGGCGCTACGTTTTATCTTCTCAAATACCACGGAAGCGGGTATCGCCTACCACGCGGGGGATAAATTTGATGATGCCCCGGCCGTCAGCTACCCGGCCAAGCTGACCCGCCTGCTGTTTGAACGCTTCAGCCACTTTAACGGCGCGGCAGACAAGGGGCTGATTATTATCCCTTGCGAGCTTATCGATTATAACGGCGAGGCGCTGCGTGAGCTGGTGCTGCGCTACGCCCGGGAGTGGGCCCTGCCGGAAGCCTTCAGCCGCTGGCTGAATGACGCCAATACCTTCTGTTCAACCCTGGTTGACCGTATCGTTACCGGTTACCCGCGTGATGAAGCCGCCGCCCTGGAAGAGAGCCTGGGCTACCGCGACAGCTTCCTGGATACGGCGGAGCATTTTTATCTGTTTGTGATTCAGGGACCAAAATCCCTGGCTCAGGAGCTGCGCCTTGATAAGCTGGCGCTGAATGTGCTGATTGTTGACGACATCAAGCCTTATAAAGCGCGCAAAGTGGCGATCCTCAACGGTGCTCACACCGCCCTGGTGCCGGTGGCCTTCCTGGCCGGGCTGGATACGGTGGGCGAGGCGATGAACGACACCCGGATCTGCGCGTTTGTTGAGCAGGCCATCAGCGACGAAATTATCCCGGTTCTGGACTTGCCCCACGATGAGCT
This Shimwellia blattae DSM 4481 = NBRC 105725 DNA region includes the following protein-coding sequences:
- a CDS encoding GntR family transcriptional regulator, whose protein sequence is MSRPRHLRTSVINQFLDSIARGHLTSPLPSQNALAEAFSISRTTVRHILEHLVEQQILRRQGRQYIICATPHIHSQTAIQALPHEEQYQHVEQAFYGMINQRKLRPGQHFTELELARETGAAPQVVREFLLRFSRYSLTESEARGSWRMKTFESDWAGQLFELRELLETHALAKFMALPGDDPRWLQARDLLARHRQLRNTIGGDFRLFAGLDREFHALLLSASQNIFFDQSLEIISVIFHFHYQWDERDLQQRNIVSVDQHMMILSAMLAGQRERAAALLHSHLDTAKQAMIQALAASAQ
- a CDS encoding tagaturonate reductase gives rise to the protein MKQLNRNDFPGAQYPDRIVQFGEGNFLRAFVDWQIDLLNEHTDLNAGITIVRPIDTDFPPSLDTQDGLYTTIIRGLNDEGQAVSESRLIRSVNREINIYKQYDDYLKLAHNPALRFIFSNTTEAGIAYHAGDKFDDAPAVSYPAKLTRLLFERFSHFNGAADKGLIIIPCELIDYNGEALRELVLRYAREWALPEAFSRWLNDANTFCSTLVDRIVTGYPRDEAAALEESLGYRDSFLDTAEHFYLFVIQGPKSLAQELRLDKLALNVLIVDDIKPYKARKVAILNGAHTALVPVAFLAGLDTVGEAMNDTRICAFVEQAISDEIIPVLDLPHDELVSFAQAVTGRFRNPYIRHQLLSIALNGMTKYRTRILPQLLAYQAQNGQLPKRLTFALAALIAFYRGMRNGESYPLQDDAHWLERYESLWSRYSDKQITLRSLVDTVLSDSAHWEQDLTKVPELVDTVTRDLDTILTKGMRFAVTPLC
- a CDS encoding VirK/YbjX family protein; the protein is MSLTEHHHPACPPSSANQVISALISGVLRPGSVWQRRGYRMKYLCRSALYWPATRYLMVGIACEPWFPAMLHAQSSLPGKIHRQYLHRGLSAMARARAIVSHYRWVTRTCSPRIRQALMAAEVQTLVATEVKNGTRLRICASAATGAQREGESTLWCYCDDVVLATLTFSVVEERGEAVVKIGGLQGAKKTVPHEAIRQATRACYGLFPKRLLVEALGLLACREGIARIYAVNDRGHIFRALRYRFSKGRKFFASYDAFWASINGVAVHRYYYQLPLSQPRKAMEDIASKKRAEYRNRYRLLDTIAGQLSQ